One genomic window of Brienomyrus brachyistius isolate T26 chromosome 16, BBRACH_0.4, whole genome shotgun sequence includes the following:
- the LOC125709795 gene encoding male-specific lethal 3 homolog isoform X2, which produces MNSRGMKFKFHKGEKVLCFEPDPTKAKVLYDAKVVDVVLGRDDRGRKVPEYLIHFNGWNRSWDRWAAEDHVLPDTDENRRLQRKLARKAVARMKRKGWKKRRCRLPGVDSVLKSLPEEEKEGNSDDASLISSSSEDSEEGNSEDVESLKSDSDSSEDLEEMEEQEAHAKRESEDKTIKIDIPEVLKKKLEDDCYYVNKRKKLVKLPCQMNIVNILESYVKHFTINAAFSANERYRHPQSVTHVGSNPHYVPPEKNEELCKEMVDGLRITFDFTLPVILLYPNEQAQFKKASSSKLFMPIRDAAMTSGRMPRECSPSPPGLNPSTPQTSDCQLAPGEPSTPKRRRAESEAPVSLRRSTRHTSGGDRLSDPGASPQPKRRHSEMAASLPRFILNLEKRTPVHSGSSSPLPLTPSKEGSCVFSALESSRSNELNEVLSWKLTPENYPLSDQPPPPSYMYGSQHLLRLFVKLPEILGKMLIPDKNLRALVKHLELFLGFLAEFHEDFFPESAYVSASEAHYSMKNPRPLC; this is translated from the exons ATGAACTCTCGGggaatgaaatttaaatttcacaAAGGAGAAAAAGTTCTCTGCTTTGAACCAGACCCAACTAAGGCTAAAGTGCTGTATGATGCAAAG GTGGTTGACGTTGTCCTGGGCAGAGATGACCGGGGCAGGAAGGTCCCGGAGTATCTGATCCATTTCAACGGTTGGAACAGAAG CTGGGATCGCTGGGCTGCAGAGGACCATGTTCTCCCCGACACAGACGAAAACCGCAGACTGCAGCGAAAACTGGCTCGCAAGGCTGTGGCTCGCAT gaaGAGAAAGGGATGGAAGAAGAGACGCTGTCGTCTTCCAGGTGTTGACTCAGTGCTGAAAAGCCTAcctgaggaggagaaggagggaaATAGTGACGATGCGT CTCtgatttcttcttcttctgAAGACAGTGAAGAGGGCAACTCGGAGGACGTTGAATCATTAAAAAGTGATAGTGACTCATCTGAAGACCTGGAGGAAATG GAAGAACAAGAGGCTCACGCCAAACGGGAAAGTGAAGATAAAACAATCAAGATTGATATCCCTGAGGTTCTTAAGAAAAAGCTGGAAGATGATTGTTACTATGTCAACAAAAGGAAAAAG CTGGTGAAGCTTCCCTGCCAAATGAATATCGTGAACATCTTGGAGTCCTATGTGAAACATTTCACCATCAATGCGGCCTTTTCCGCCAACGAGAGATACCGGCACCCCCAAAGCGTGACTCATGTTGGATCTAACCCGCACTATGTTCCTCCTGAAAAAAA TGAGGAGCTGTGCAAGGAGATGGTGGACGGGCTGCGGATAACATTTGATTTCACGCTTCCGGTGATTCTCCTGTATCCTAATGAACAAGCTCAATTCAAGAAAGCCAGCTCATCCAAGCTGTTCATGCCCATCAGGGATGCAGCGATGACTTCTGGGAG GATGCCACGGGAGtgctcccccagccccccaggcCTGAACCCATCCACGCCACAGACCTCGGACTGTCAGTTGGCCCCTGGCGAGCCGTCTACACCCAAACGACGGCGTGCAGAGTCTGAGGCCCCCGTTTCCCTGCGCCGTTCCACCCGTCACACCTCGGGGGGGGACCGGCTGTCTGACCCCGGGGCGTCCCCCCAGCCCAAGAGGCGGCACTCGGAAATGGCTGCCTCACTGCCGAGATTCATCCTCAACCTGGAGAAGA GGACCCCTGTTCACAGCGGCTCCTCCTCACCATTACCACTGACCCCCAGTAAAGAGGGCAGCTGTGTCTTCTCCGCCCTGGAGAGCAGCAGGAGCAATGAACTCAATGAG GTCTTGAGCTGGAAGCTCACTCCAGAGAACTACCCGCTAAGTGACCAGCCGCCGCCTCCATCCTACATGTACGGCTCACAGCACCTCCTCCGCCTCTTTG tgaaaCTTCCAGAGATCTTGGGGAAAATGCTCATCCCTGACAAGAACTTGAGGGCTCTGGTGAAGCACCTGGAGCTGTTCCTGGG GTTCTTGGCGGAGTTTCATGAGGATTTCTTCCCTGAATCTGCCTATGTTTCTGCCTCGGAGGCCCACTACAGCATGAAGAACCCCCGGCCCCTCTGCTGA
- the LOC125709795 gene encoding male-specific lethal 3 homolog isoform X1 encodes MNSRGMKFKFHKGEKVLCFEPDPTKAKVLYDAKVVDVVLGRDDRGRKVPEYLIHFNGWNRSWDRWAAEDHVLPDTDENRRLQRKLARKAVARMKRKGWKKRRCRLPGVDSVLKSLPEEEKEGNSDDASLISSSSEDSEEGNSEDVESLKSDSDSSEDLEEMKEEQEAHAKRESEDKTIKIDIPEVLKKKLEDDCYYVNKRKKLVKLPCQMNIVNILESYVKHFTINAAFSANERYRHPQSVTHVGSNPHYVPPEKNEELCKEMVDGLRITFDFTLPVILLYPNEQAQFKKASSSKLFMPIRDAAMTSGRMPRECSPSPPGLNPSTPQTSDCQLAPGEPSTPKRRRAESEAPVSLRRSTRHTSGGDRLSDPGASPQPKRRHSEMAASLPRFILNLEKRTPVHSGSSSPLPLTPSKEGSCVFSALESSRSNELNEVLSWKLTPENYPLSDQPPPPSYMYGSQHLLRLFVKLPEILGKMLIPDKNLRALVKHLELFLGFLAEFHEDFFPESAYVSASEAHYSMKNPRPLC; translated from the exons ATGAACTCTCGGggaatgaaatttaaatttcacaAAGGAGAAAAAGTTCTCTGCTTTGAACCAGACCCAACTAAGGCTAAAGTGCTGTATGATGCAAAG GTGGTTGACGTTGTCCTGGGCAGAGATGACCGGGGCAGGAAGGTCCCGGAGTATCTGATCCATTTCAACGGTTGGAACAGAAG CTGGGATCGCTGGGCTGCAGAGGACCATGTTCTCCCCGACACAGACGAAAACCGCAGACTGCAGCGAAAACTGGCTCGCAAGGCTGTGGCTCGCAT gaaGAGAAAGGGATGGAAGAAGAGACGCTGTCGTCTTCCAGGTGTTGACTCAGTGCTGAAAAGCCTAcctgaggaggagaaggagggaaATAGTGACGATGCGT CTCtgatttcttcttcttctgAAGACAGTGAAGAGGGCAACTCGGAGGACGTTGAATCATTAAAAAGTGATAGTGACTCATCTGAAGACCTGGAGGAAATG AAGGAAGAACAAGAGGCTCACGCCAAACGGGAAAGTGAAGATAAAACAATCAAGATTGATATCCCTGAGGTTCTTAAGAAAAAGCTGGAAGATGATTGTTACTATGTCAACAAAAGGAAAAAG CTGGTGAAGCTTCCCTGCCAAATGAATATCGTGAACATCTTGGAGTCCTATGTGAAACATTTCACCATCAATGCGGCCTTTTCCGCCAACGAGAGATACCGGCACCCCCAAAGCGTGACTCATGTTGGATCTAACCCGCACTATGTTCCTCCTGAAAAAAA TGAGGAGCTGTGCAAGGAGATGGTGGACGGGCTGCGGATAACATTTGATTTCACGCTTCCGGTGATTCTCCTGTATCCTAATGAACAAGCTCAATTCAAGAAAGCCAGCTCATCCAAGCTGTTCATGCCCATCAGGGATGCAGCGATGACTTCTGGGAG GATGCCACGGGAGtgctcccccagccccccaggcCTGAACCCATCCACGCCACAGACCTCGGACTGTCAGTTGGCCCCTGGCGAGCCGTCTACACCCAAACGACGGCGTGCAGAGTCTGAGGCCCCCGTTTCCCTGCGCCGTTCCACCCGTCACACCTCGGGGGGGGACCGGCTGTCTGACCCCGGGGCGTCCCCCCAGCCCAAGAGGCGGCACTCGGAAATGGCTGCCTCACTGCCGAGATTCATCCTCAACCTGGAGAAGA GGACCCCTGTTCACAGCGGCTCCTCCTCACCATTACCACTGACCCCCAGTAAAGAGGGCAGCTGTGTCTTCTCCGCCCTGGAGAGCAGCAGGAGCAATGAACTCAATGAG GTCTTGAGCTGGAAGCTCACTCCAGAGAACTACCCGCTAAGTGACCAGCCGCCGCCTCCATCCTACATGTACGGCTCACAGCACCTCCTCCGCCTCTTTG tgaaaCTTCCAGAGATCTTGGGGAAAATGCTCATCCCTGACAAGAACTTGAGGGCTCTGGTGAAGCACCTGGAGCTGTTCCTGGG GTTCTTGGCGGAGTTTCATGAGGATTTCTTCCCTGAATCTGCCTATGTTTCTGCCTCGGAGGCCCACTACAGCATGAAGAACCCCCGGCCCCTCTGCTGA